TTGTGCAGGGAAATCGCCAGCTTCAATTCTGGCAATAATGTTTGGTAAGGCTGCAAGAAATGCCGGACTTCTATCTTTAGGGTGTAGTGTCCATGCAGCAGGATTAGTTAGATTTGCCCTAAAATAGTCTGTCTGTTGTAGTTTGAGAGTTACCATAATTTCCCAGGAATCTAACTTACCTTTACCAGTAAGATTATTTAGAACAGTTTTTAATGGGGTGGGTAAGCTATTTATCCATGTTGTTTTGTAGTCACGCCAAAGCACAGGCATGGGAAGAAACTTATCAAAACGTTTGCAATTTATTAAATAAGCTCTACTGCCAAAGGTTTTAAAAACATCATAAGGCTCTGTCTTTTTCTTATTTGTTGGTGGGCCTGCTAGTGGTCTAACAAACATCATTTGTGGATTTTCTTCCATTAATTTAACGGCTTCGGCAATCCAATTATGATTGGGTTTTTGATACATCAACATATCACTATCGAAGTGCAACATATAATCGCTTTTACACTCTTCGATGCTAAAAATAGACCCTAAAATTGGATAACCTTTATAGTTATGAGTAAAGCGAATTGGTGTACCGAAATGTTTCTTGTAAACTTGGTTATGATAATCGGCATCGTAATTTATATCGACGACACGATCCACAACACCTGCTCGCAATAACTTTTCTGTACATTCGCGCAATTCTTCCATTGTGCCGATAAAAGGACGAGTTACCTTATCTCCCATCAATGGTGCTGTGTCAACTGCTAGAACTACCTCTTCAAAAGGGAAATTATTCACTTTCACTAAATGAGGAATTGTGTGTAACAGGAAAGTTGTATCTGGACGCGCTACAAAAATCCATAGTGAACAAGTGGGATTTGTCACAATAAAAATTCTCCTGTGCATATTTGTACTTATTTTACAGGATATTACGAGAAGTCACTTAAGTAACTTCCTTTATGTACAAAATCCTTTTAAATAAGAGGTTATTTATAAAGTAAAAATAAAATTACTGTAGGGTGTGTTAGGCGCACATTGGAAGATGATGTCTCACGAAAAGAATAACTTAAGAGCCTAACGCACCGCTAAATCATACGGTGCGTTAGGCTAACGCCTTAACACACCCTACTTAAGCTTTACTTTATAAATAGTTTCTAAAACATGTGTGAAGAAGCGCACAACCCCGCGCCTCTTCAGTAATAAACATTCTTGCGTGAGGAATTATTTTTTGAGTAACCAACCTATAGGCAAAATTAAGATTTCTTAAAAATTATTGTTGCGCGACTACCATGAAATTACTTAATCCTCAAAACTCAATTCAGATTATACGTAAGTAAAATCATTGAAATCTCAACTAGACTGGGCTATATATCTGCTATTCGCCAATAAATCCCTTGTGAGCGTTGCATGAGTTGGTTTTCTATTAACTCTCGTCGCAAAGTAGCATAGTCAGGATGGTAATTTTGCAGAATTGCATTTACCTCCCGTTCTGGATAATTAACTCCCACATGGAATTGATTTACTAACCATTTGAGGATAACTAAACGCTTTTTGCGACTAGCGGGAATTTCTTTGAGTCGTACATTTGAGTTTTCCAGGAAAGGATCACCTTCAAAAAAGTTTTTGAGAATTTTTCTTGACCATGTTTCACTTTCCCCATTATTTAATACATTTGTTCTATTTTTATCCTGAAAAATTTCCTTACCAATAGTTTGTAATGTGGTGTTATCCAATTTATAGAGGTAAGTATCATCTTGAGAACGCATACTGACTAGATTGAATTTCTGTAACTTTGCCAGATGGTGAGATACTATCGACTCTTTGAGTTGCATCACCTTGGCCAATTCTTCGACGCTATACTCTTGGTTAGCTAAAATCCCTACTATTCTCAGGCGGCTCTCATCTGCTAAAGCTTTAAAGAAATTAATTAAAATATCAGGTTGTTCTAGTGGCATAGGGCAATTCTAATTAGATGTGCATCTAATTAGAATTATATCTAATAAATTAATATGAGTGTCAAAATCCTGTTAAGCTTTGTAGTATTCGCGTGTATCAAGGACTAGAGTCCTTACTACAAAGCTTTTTTCAATGACTAAAGTCACGTTTGCATTAACCGCCAGTAGACTCCATTTTCTCGTTGCATTAACTTATAACTAATCAACTCTCGTCTGAGAGTTGCGTAATCTGGATGGTAAAGATTGATAATGTCATTGACTTCGCGTTCTGAGTAATTAATACCTAACTCAAATTTGCTTACTAACCATTTAAGAATGACTAAGCGCTTCTTGCGGCTGGCTGGAATTTCTTTGATACGTTGGATTCCTTGTGTACTGTTGATATCTATCTCTAGATAGTTCCTTAAGACTTTGCTTTCCCAAGCTTCGATATCTACATCTTCAACTAACGAGGCAATTTTTTCTGGAGAAAGAATTTCCTTGCTGATACTTTGCAACACTTCACTATCTAATTGATATATCCGGCTATTGCCTTCTGGACGCATGGTGACTAAATTTAGCTCTTTGAGTCTGGACAGATGATGGGAAACTGTCGGCTCTTTAAGCTGCATCAGCGCCGCTAATTCTTCGACGCTACACTCTTGATTTGCTAAGATCCCTAAAATTTTCAATCGGCTTTCGTCAGCTAACACTTTGAAAAATTGCAGTAAGGTTTGAAATTGCTCTTGTTTCATAATTTGTTATACTTAATTCGATCGCAATCTAATTAGAAGTGGATCGAATTACTGATGCTGTATTCGTCTGATGCAGCACAAGCTCTGCTTTGGTGATTTTTGAATTAATGTTAATTTTGCGATTTGTTCTGGAGAAAGTTGAGTTTTCTTAAGTTGTTCTTTACATTTTGCTATGTTGAGATTTGTACCAAGGCGAAAAAGAAAGCATCAGGGTATGCTTAGACAAGGTACTTCGCTTGTCCAAGCTGCCAGATTTTTGGGAATGGATCAAAGTTCTCTGTATATGGCTTTGCAAAAAGGGCAAATTCCCACGCACAAAAGCAATGGGCGGACAGTAGTTAGTCAAGGTGCGCTACTAGATTATCGAGCCAGGACAAGAAATTTGTAAGTTTGAAAGGAATGAGTTAGGGCGGGTTTTGCTGAATTTACTAATCAATATCCCGCTCAATGCTCGTTCTCACCTAGTTCAAGCGTAACGGAATGTGAGTATCACGTCCTCCCCATCTTGACGTAGGAGCAGCTAATTATCTTGACTAAGTGCGATCGCGTTCCGCCCACCGTAGGCGATCGCTAATTTAATAGCTAATGCTTATGTGTGTTGCAAAAATAGTTTTAAAGCTGATACCGCTATTCTTTAAATGATGACTTACACTTGGCAGTGCTTAAAGTATTTCTTTAGTTTCCATTTCTAGAAAAACTGAAAATATTACTTTATAAGAAGTTTTTTAAAGATATAAATTGAATGGTAAATCTTTAACTTTTTATCGTGATGTTTATACTTATTTTAACTCAATTATTACTTCAGCACTAAACAATTAAGTATTATTCTGTATTAAAGAAGTCTGTAAAATAAATTATGCCAATTTTTGAACTCAACGCAACAGTTTCTTCTCCTTGCCTCCTGCCTACACGGTGATAGGAGATTTTTTTAGTTGAAAGTTGCTTATCTGCGTTTGAGTGTGAGAAACAAAGAAACCTGGGGTAAGCTAGGCTAACACAGGGGTTGGGTACTCCCAGAAGATACCCTCCACACGTTAAGCTGGATAAAAGTAGCAATTTGTTGCACTTTTTAGATGAAATTAGCTATCCCTGCTAATTTTTAATTTTTACTCCTTGAGAAATCTGGAATGCTAGACCAAATTTTTGATTACCTAAACTTTCATTTCAGCGTGGAAGCCTCTATAGTCCTGCTGATATTAGTACTTCTAGAGGCGGTACTGTCAGCAGATAACGCGATCGCTCTAGCTGCTATTGCCCAAGGACTAGAAGACAAAAACCTGGAACGCCAAGCCCTCAACATTGGTTTAGTCGTGGCTTATGTGCTGCGAATTACCTTACTGTTGACTGCCACTGAGGTACAAAAATTTTGGCAATTTGAGCTTTTGGGTGCTGCCTACTTGCTTTGGTTGGTGTTCCAACACTTTACTTCACAAGAAACAGAAGACGACCATCATCACGGCCCGCGTTTTGCTTCTTTGTGGCAAGCCATACCCGTGATTGCGTTTACTGACTTAGCCTTTTCTTTAGATAGCGTGACAACAGCGATCGCCGTCTCTCAAGAAACTTGGCTAGTGATTACAGGCACAACAATCGGCATCGTCACCCTGCGATTCATGGCAGGATTATTTATTCGCTGGTTAGATGAATTTGAAAACTTAGAAGACGCAGGTTATATAACTGTAGCTTTAGTAGGCTTGCGCCTGTTATTAAAAGTTGTAAATAATGATTTTGTCCCGCCTGAATGGTTAATGATTACGGCGATCGCCATTATTTTCTCCTGGGGCTTTTCTAAGCGTAGTTTCAAAGAATCACCCCAAGTAGAAGTAGAAAAAAGTGAAGTGTCGAAGTGAGGCAGGAGGCAGGAGGCAGGAGTGATATTATCTCCCTCATCTCCCCACACTCCCCACTCCCCACTCCCCACTCCCTAACTAACTATTCGTGCAACCAAGGGGTTAAGTGTGGTTGCCAACTGACTAATTCTGCATCTGTAAACCACAGACTGATTTCTTTTTGTGCGGTTTCTGGTGCATCAGAACCGTGGATGAGGTTGCGGCCGATGTTAATGCCAAAATCGCCCCGAATTGTTCCGGGTTCTGCTGTGAGGGGATTGGTTGCACCAATAATTTTTCTGGCAGAAGCAATTACACCATCACCTTCCCAAACCATCGCTACTACCGGGCCAGAAGTGATAAATTCAACTAGACTGGAAAAGAAAGGTCTTTCTCTGTGGACACCATAATGTTCTTCCGCCAACTCTTTACTGACTTGGAGAAACTTTAAACCCACGAGGGTAAAACCTTTTGTTTCAAAGCGACGTATAATTTCGCCAACGAGTTTACGCTGCACGCCATCGGGCTTAATTGCTAAGAATGTGCGTTCCAAAGCTATCTCCCAAAACTTAATAAAATTTTTATTTGGTCAAGAGTCCATAGTCCACAGTCCATAGTCCACAGAAAATATCCTTTTAACTGTTGACTATTGACCCTTACGGGTTCGCTAGTCGCTCATGGGGAAACCCTCAAGACCACGCTAGCTCACTATTGACTATTGGCTAAAAAACTGACCAATCAAGAGTGTATCTCAGAAATTATCCCTGAGTGCATATCAGTTCTTATACGAATGAGTTAAATTGTTTATTCGTGGGTGAAACACAGAGGTCAGGAAGAAATGGGTGTTGAGTCAACTGCTACATCTGACGAGGTGGTAAAAGTACCAGCTAACGGAAGCAAGTTAGAGGGGAAAAATCATAAGCAGAAGAAACTGCTAGCACCAAGTACGCCAGGAGATGTTTCTCGTACTTGGAAAATTGAAGACAGCGAAGCTTTATACCGAATTGAAGGATGGGGACAGCCTTATTTCTCGATTAATGCGGCTGGTCATATCACTGTGTCTCCCAAGGGCGATCGCGGTGGTTCTTTGGACTTGTTTGAATTGGTCAACGCTTTGAAACAGCGAAATTTGGGGCTACCTTTACTAATTCGCTTTTCTGATATTTTGGAAGACCGGATCGAACGGTTGAATGCTTGTTTTGCTAAAGCGATCGCTCGTTACAATTACCCCGGTGTTTACCGTGGTGTATTTCCTGTCAAATGCAATCAGCAACGGCATTTGATTGAAGACTTGGTGAGATTTGGTAAACCACATCAGTTTGGTTTAGAAGCTGGTTCCAAGCCAGAGTTAATGATTGCCTTGGCTTTATTGGATACCCCTGGATCATTGCTAGTTTGCAACGGCTACAAAGACCGGGAATACGTGGAAACAGCCATGTTATCCCAAAGACTAGGACAAACACCGATAATCGTCTTAGAACAGGTGGAAGAAGTCGATTTGGTGATTGCGGCTAGCCAGCAGTTGGGAATTAAGCCGATTTTGGGTGTAAGAGCGAAATTAAGCACCCAAGGTATGGGACGTTGGGGAACATCCACAGGCGATCGCGCCAAGTTCGGTTTGACGATCCCGGAAATTATTCAAGCAGTTGATAAGTTACGCGATGCTGATTTGCTGGATTCTTTGCAGTTAATGCACTTCCATATAGGTTCGCAAATCTCCGCTATCAATGTGATAAAAGATGCCATCCAAGAAGCTAGCCGGATTTATGTAGAGTTAGCGTCCTTGGGGGCAAATATGAAATACCTCGATGTCGGTGGTGGCTTGGGTGTGGACTATGACGGTTCGCAAACCAACTTCTACGCCTCCAAGAACTACAACATGCAGAACTATGCTAACGACATCGTGGCAGAGTTAAAAGATACCTGTGCGGAGAAACAAATACCCGTACCTACACTGATTAGTGAAAGTGGACGGGCGATCGCTTCCCATCAGTCGGTACTCATTTTCGATGTTCTCAGTACCAGCGATGTCCCCCGCGATAACCCAGAACCACCAAAAGAAGGTGAATCTCCAGTAATTAATTACCTCTGGGAAACCTATCAATCTATCAACAAAGAAAATTATCAAGAGTTCTACCACGACGCGACCCAATTTAAGGAAGAAGCTATTAGCCGCTTCAACTTAGGGATTCTGCGTTTGAGAGAACGGGCGAAGGCTGAACGCCTCTACTGGGCTTGTTGTCAAAAGATTTTAGACATCATTCGTCAGCACGATTACGTACCCGATGAGTTGGAAGACCTTGAGAAAATCATGGCTTCCATTTACTACATCAATCTTTCCGTGTTTCAATCAGCACCAGATTGTTGGGCAATTGATCAACTATTCCCCATTATGCCCATCCACCGCTTAGATGAAGAACCAACCGAGAGAGCCATTCTAGCAGACCTCACCTGTGATAGTGACGGTAAAATTGACCGCTTTATTGATCTACGTGATGTCAAATCTGTGCTGGAACTGCACCCCTTCCAAGCAGGAGAACCTTATTATCTGGGAATGTTCCTCAATGGTGCTTACCAGGAAATTATGGGGAACTTGCACAACTTGTTTGGCGATACTAACGCC
Above is a genomic segment from Nostoc sp. MS1 containing:
- a CDS encoding helix-turn-helix domain-containing protein yields the protein MLRQGTSLVQAARFLGMDQSSLYMALQKGQIPTHKSNGRTVVSQGALLDYRARTRNL
- a CDS encoding TerC family protein, with the protein product MLDQIFDYLNFHFSVEASIVLLILVLLEAVLSADNAIALAAIAQGLEDKNLERQALNIGLVVAYVLRITLLLTATEVQKFWQFELLGAAYLLWLVFQHFTSQETEDDHHHGPRFASLWQAIPVIAFTDLAFSLDSVTTAIAVSQETWLVITGTTIGIVTLRFMAGLFIRWLDEFENLEDAGYITVALVGLRLLLKVVNNDFVPPEWLMITAIAIIFSWGFSKRSFKESPQVEVEKSEVSK
- the ndk gene encoding nucleoside-diphosphate kinase produces the protein MERTFLAIKPDGVQRKLVGEIIRRFETKGFTLVGLKFLQVSKELAEEHYGVHRERPFFSSLVEFITSGPVVAMVWEGDGVIASARKIIGATNPLTAEPGTIRGDFGINIGRNLIHGSDAPETAQKEISLWFTDAELVSWQPHLTPWLHE
- a CDS encoding metalloregulator ArsR/SmtB family transcription factor, which produces MKQEQFQTLLQFFKVLADESRLKILGILANQECSVEELAALMQLKEPTVSHHLSRLKELNLVTMRPEGNSRIYQLDSEVLQSISKEILSPEKIASLVEDVDIEAWESKVLRNYLEIDINSTQGIQRIKEIPASRKKRLVILKWLVSKFELGINYSEREVNDIINLYHPDYATLRRELISYKLMQRENGVYWRLMQT
- the speA gene encoding biosynthetic arginine decarboxylase; translation: MGVESTATSDEVVKVPANGSKLEGKNHKQKKLLAPSTPGDVSRTWKIEDSEALYRIEGWGQPYFSINAAGHITVSPKGDRGGSLDLFELVNALKQRNLGLPLLIRFSDILEDRIERLNACFAKAIARYNYPGVYRGVFPVKCNQQRHLIEDLVRFGKPHQFGLEAGSKPELMIALALLDTPGSLLVCNGYKDREYVETAMLSQRLGQTPIIVLEQVEEVDLVIAASQQLGIKPILGVRAKLSTQGMGRWGTSTGDRAKFGLTIPEIIQAVDKLRDADLLDSLQLMHFHIGSQISAINVIKDAIQEASRIYVELASLGANMKYLDVGGGLGVDYDGSQTNFYASKNYNMQNYANDIVAELKDTCAEKQIPVPTLISESGRAIASHQSVLIFDVLSTSDVPRDNPEPPKEGESPVINYLWETYQSINKENYQEFYHDATQFKEEAISRFNLGILRLRERAKAERLYWACCQKILDIIRQHDYVPDELEDLEKIMASIYYINLSVFQSAPDCWAIDQLFPIMPIHRLDEEPTERAILADLTCDSDGKIDRFIDLRDVKSVLELHPFQAGEPYYLGMFLNGAYQEIMGNLHNLFGDTNAVHIQLTPKGYQIEHVVKGDTMSEVVGYVQYDSEDMVENIRQRCERALEEKRITLAESQRLLQTYEQSLRRYTYLNS
- a CDS encoding metalloregulator ArsR/SmtB family transcription factor, with amino-acid sequence MPLEQPDILINFFKALADESRLRIVGILANQEYSVEELAKVMQLKESIVSHHLAKLQKFNLVSMRSQDDTYLYKLDNTTLQTIGKEIFQDKNRTNVLNNGESETWSRKILKNFFEGDPFLENSNVRLKEIPASRKKRLVILKWLVNQFHVGVNYPEREVNAILQNYHPDYATLRRELIENQLMQRSQGIYWRIADI